A window of Chryseobacterium sp. IHB B 17019 genomic DNA:
TCGGTCAGTGCAAATTTACTTCCCGCATATTCTCCCAATCTCGGATTTCTGCTGTCGTGATGCGCGTAGATATTATGATGAAAAGAGGCAAATTTTCCGCCTGCGATTCCGCCATATCCGTGAGCACCTTTTTCGTGGGTAGAATTTCTTAAACTTTCAGAAATCACAGACCATTGAAGTGTAGTATTTTCATTAACATAAATGGAAACCGTTTCGTCCGTAGACCAGCTCATCGAACAATGATCGACCATCAGATTTTTGATAAATCTTGCGCCAAAAGCATCACCCTGATATTTTTTCTGATCACCCATCCTGAATCTCATGTAACGGATGATTACGTTGTCTGCTGCAACAAAAGTTTCATAATTGGCAACCGTTATTCCGTCTCCGGGAGCGGTTTGTCCGGCAATAGTGACATCGCCTTCTTTTATTCTTAACGGTGATTCTAAGTAAATCGTTCCACCGGTTTTAAAAACAATATATCTCGGTCCTTTATGGTTTAAAGCATGTCTCAAAGTGCCTTCCGAACCATCATCTGTCAACTTATCAACAACATAAAATTTTCCGCCTCGTCCGCCGGTTGTGTATCTTCCGAAACCTTCTGCACCGGGAAAACTTAGAACGTTTTGAGCTTCAACAAAAGTCAAACTTCCGCATACAATCCCTATCGTCATTATTTTGGTGAAGTGTTTTTTCATGATTGAAAATTCTTTGGCGTTTTTGATATTTTGATTTAAATTATTTTAAACTTTTTTTCGCGTTCCAGTGGTCTTTTCCTTTGAGAATATTGTCTGTTGTGTATTTTTTTCTTTCTTGTTTTGTTAATTGATGCGACCATGAAACTCTTTTTGCAGCATTTGCTCCGGTTCCTTTTGAATTAAATTCTGCGTAAAACGTTGTCTTTTCTGCATCGGGTTTGTTCCAATTGTGCCATCCTTCCGGTTTTATGGTAGAATTCATTTCACAATCGATGTAAACTGTTTTTGCAAAATTTCTCCACGGTCTTCCTAGATAAACTGAATTTTCTTTCGCATCCCCTATAATTTTAGATTGAATAAAAACAAATCCGTACTCACTTTCCTCTGGAGTAGAAGCGGCTGTGACGTAGCTTGCGCTTTCTTTAGAATAGACCGTGCAGTTTTCAAAAACAGCGGTTCCGGCTCCGAAAATATAATCGGTTGTGCCTTCGATGTAGCAGTTTTTAAAGTAATTTCTTGAAGGTTTGGTTTTGTCTGTTAAATCCTGAACACCTTTTACATATAAAGTATCCTGATTTCCTAAGAATCTACAGTTTTCAAAGGCGATTCTGTCGCCTGAAGTTAAGACTGCAACGGCTTGTCCGACTTTTCCTGAACTGTTTTCAAATGAAATATTTCTTGCCGTAAAGTCATTTGAATAAATAAAAATCGTTGAAGAACCTGTTGTTCCAATATCTTTTCCTTCCGGATTCTTTTTTGAAGCAAAATCATCGTAAGTGATAATTGTGTTTTCAGAATTTTCTCCTTCAAGCAAAATAGGTCCTTTTGTTTCGGGAATGGTAATTTTTTCTTTGTAAACGCCAGCCTTAATTAAAATTTTTGTTCTTGTGGAGGAACTATTTTCAACGGCATCGATGGCTTGTTGTACCGTGGTAAAGTTGCCTTTTCCGTCTTTTGAAACCACGATTATTTTATCATTGGTTTTAAAAGAAAGAAGACTTAACAATACAATCGAAAAAATTGAAAGTGTTTTAAAATTTTTAATAAAAGTGGAAGTTTTCATTAAATAAATTTTGAGTTAAAATACAGACTTCTCTTTGTGGGGAGGAAGCCTGTATTCTTTGATATGAATGTGAAACTTTTTATCTAATAACCGTAATCTTGTGTAAGATTGTAATTCGATTGAATGATGTCACTGTAAATAGGTAACAATTCTTTCTTATTCGGTTGAAAATATTGTGCAAAACCTTTTACCGGATCACTGATGTATGTAGGCAAAACGGCTGCTCTCCAAGCAATTTTCGTATAACCTGTCGGTGTTGCATCCTGAGAAGGCATGTAAAATACCTGAGATTTGTCGCCACCGGTGAAGAAAATATCAATATCGTTGACATTTTGCTGTGCAGATTTTGTAGGATCATAAACCGATTTTTTATAATAAAGATTCAACGGTACGTTTGCATATTGTCCGGTTCCGCTTGCAAAAGCTGTCAGTTTTTGTCTTGTTTCCGTAATTTTTGCATCTAATAAATTCCAACGGATCAGGTCATATTTACGGATTCCTTCAGAACCCAGCTCCAATAATCTTTCCTGAACAATATAATTGAAGAATCCCACTTTATCTGTAGGAATTGTCCCCACCTGACCTAAATTTCCGGCGTAAGCTCTGTTTCTCACAAGTTTTACCGCGTTGATCGCTTCTGTAGAAGGTGCGCCGTGAATTTCATTATCTGCTTCTGCGAACATTAGCAAAACATCTGAAAAGCGCAGCAAAGGCCAGTCAACAGCGAGGTTTTGAGAAGGTCCTGTAATATTCGTCCAGGATTTTCTGTATTTTGAGTCTGTGAAAGAAATGGCATTTACAATTTCCGCCTGATTGGCATTATTCACTTTAAAAATTCCTACGTTCATGTCTCTTCTCAAGTCATATTTTGTAAACTCGTAGAAGTAAATTGGAAGTGCGTTGATACCGCCACCACCTTTCCAGTTGGAATTATCGTCATGCTTTAAACCGTTGTAATAACCGATTTTACTATCAGTTCTTGCATTACCTCCAAAAGCTCCCACACAGAAAATGATTTCGTTTGTCGCGTCCTGCGTGTTGCTGTGCAAAGCCCTGAAAACTGCTTCGTAGCTTGGATTTAAGCTGTGTTCTCCCGCGTGGTTCATGATGTCTTTACATTCATCGTAAGCAATCTGATAATAGGTTTGTGGATTTGAACCCTGTGCCATCTGCTGTGGACTTCTCCTTAAAGAATAACCCGCTCTCGCCAATGCGATTCTGGCTCTTAAACCTTTAACAAAACCTTTTGAAATTCTAGCATTTGTAGTGCTTCCTTCTGATCTCCACGGAACTAAAGCTGAAGCCTGAGCCAAATCTGCAATGATTTTTTCATAAATAACATCTCTATCGGTTTTCGGAAGATAAAGATTGTCGTAATCCGCTGATGGCTTGTCCTGAAAAGGTACATCGCCCCAGTTTCTTATTAATTCATAGTAAAACTGAGCTCTTAATGTTAATGCTTCACCAAGATAGCGGTCCATTAATTTTTTATCGGCATCGGAACCTGTCTGATAAACAGGAGAAAGCGGAATGTTTTTAATGCAAAGATTCGCTCTTTCGATTCCTGAGTATAATTTTAAGAAAGGTTTATTTAATTCTGTATTGGTAGGGCAGGCCCCGAAAGTTGAGATTCCCCTTCTGTCATTACAATTGTAGTCTCCGGACGTTCTGAAATCGTCGCTGGAATGAGGATAAATTAAAGCTAATCTCTGTCCGTACCCGTCATCGCCCGCCAACTGGCTGTAAACACCCACCAATGCCGTGAAAGTGTCTGAAGTGCTGTCGAATTGCTGTGCTTCCGAAACACTGGAAAAGTTTTCAGGATCCAGATAATCGCTACATGAATTTATAGTGGTAAGCGAAAGGATGCAGCTTAATATAATTATTGTCTTTTTCATGTTTAAGTTTAATTAAAAGGTTATATCAACACCTGTTAAAATAAATCTGCTTCTAGGGTATGCAGCATAATCAACTCCCGGAGTCAAAGGATTTCTTCTCGTACTTGCTTCCGGATCGTAACCGTCATAACCGGTGATGGTAAATAAATTATTTACGGTTGCATACAATCTGAAATTCTTGATACCAAGCACTTCTAACGAACCTTTTGGAAGGCTGTAGCCTATTGTTACGTTATTTAATCTTAAGAAAGATCCGTCTTCAATGGCATAAGAATGAAGAATATAGTTTCCTTGCGGAGGCGTCCACATGGTTGTATTGGCGTTCAATGCAGCCAGGGCAGTAGGATCTGTTACTTTTACACCCTGATCATTAAACCATCTCCATCTGTCTGCAACTTCTGCAGCCATGTTGTTGTCTCTGTATAAATATTGAGTGGTAAACTCGATTTTATTGGCATTGTAAACTTTATTTCCGACAGAAAAATTGAAAAATAAGCTCATATCCCAGTTTCTGTATCTGAAAGTCTGGTTGAAACCTCCGTAGAATTTCGGCTGAGCGCTTCCTAGTTCGGTTTGATCGGCTGTTGTGATCTGTCCGTCACCATTTAAATCTCTTAATTTAAGATCTCCCGGCTGGATTGGCTTTGAACCATTCGCGACAGCACTTGCATTGGGAACACCTGCTTTTAAGGTATAAGCCTGAGTTGCGGGGTTAAAATCAAAATCACCGATTTCATATCTACCCTCAGTTTCGTATCCGTAATAAGTTCCTACCGGATTGCCGACTTTAGCGATGAAATCATATAAATTGTTTACCCATCCCGAAGCTACAAGGTAATAATCGTTACCTCCGGAAACTCCTGCTCCTAGGCTTTTGATGATATTTTTGTTAGCTGATATGTTGAAATCTGTTTTCCATGTGAAGTTTTCTTTGTTGACGATAATACCTCCCAGTGAAACTTCGATCCCTTTGTTCTGCGTTTTTCCTGAGTTTTGATATTGATATTCATATCCTGATGTTTGCGGGATCTTGGCTAAAATCAACAAATCTTTTGTATCAGTGATGTAGGTATCCACACTTCCATATAATCTTCCGTTGAAGAGCCCGAAATCCAGCCCTAAGTTTTTAGAAACTGTAGCTTCCCAGGTTACATTTTTGTTGGCCAGTGTGTTTCCTGTAGTTGCTCCCGGCGTTACACCGCTTCCGAAGGTATATCCGAAATCTGTAGAAGTCGTAAAAAATGTATCATACAGGAAAGCCGGAATTCTGTTGTTTCCTGCGAGACCGTATCCGAAACGAAGCTTAAGCTCTTCCAGCCATTCTTTATTTTTAAAGAAACTCTCTTCTTTGATTTTCCATGCTACCGAAACGGCCGGGAAAGTTCCCCATTGGTTGCTGCCCGGTCTGAAAATACTTGATGCATCCGCTCTTACGGAAGCTGTTACAATATATTTGTTGGCAAAAATATAATTGGCTCTACCGAATAATGAAAACAGTCTGTCCGGTGGTAATGCTGCCGTTCGGGGTGCATCCTGAATCATCCCTGATGGCGGAATTGCAGACTGAATATTGGCGAAAGCTTCATTCGGACTGATAGATACGGGGAGCCATTTTGTGTAGGTGTTTGAAGTTTCTCCGTCCGTCTGTACGGTTTCTTCACCAATTAATAAATCAAGTTTATGATTCCCGAATTTCTTAGTATAGTTTAAAGTATTGGTATTGGTAATTCTTCTTGTTTGAGACCTTGTAAGCTGCACAATCGGCTGATTGTTGTTGGCTCTCGCGTCACTTGTAACGGTTCCCCAGAACTGATTTACGGCATTATCCCTTTGAACGTAACCGATTACACTTCGGAAAGTTAAATCTTTTGTAATGTTATAATTTAAATATCCATTTAATAATAAATCGTTGGTTCTGTTTTCCTTTACCTCGTTATCATTTAGGATAAGTGGATTAACAAGATTGGTTAACGTTGAGTAATTCGGGTCAAAATCATCGATCGGAACATTGCTTCCTCCCTCAAAAGGTTGATACCTTACCGCATTTCTCAGTCTGTTTGTTCCCTGAGAACCTGATGCGGAAGTTCCCGCCCCGGAAATCAGTTGGCGGCTGTATCTCGCATTGATTCCGACTTTTAATTTTTTAGAAATATCAAAATCATATTTAAAGTTGGCCATGCTTCTTCTAAAGCCAGAATTAAGCATGATCCCGTCTTCTTCCACATGGTTTAAAGTCAATGAAAATGCAGATTTGTCTGAGCCTCCCGTTAAGCTTAAATTGTGAGTAAAATTGAACGCTTCTTTTCCGAAAAGCTCATCCTGCCAATCTCTTTGCTTAATATTTCCATATTTTGAAGCCAGTTCATCAAACGCACCATATCTCGTGTTGAATGTTGTCTGGTCAGCCAAGTCTCCTCCTTTATTGTAAAGCTCATACTGATACATTACAAACTGGTAAGGATCAAGCACCGGAATGGTATTCATGATTTTTCTTACTCCGGTATAGCCGTTGTAATTGATGGTAGTTGCAGCCTTTTTACGGCCTCCTCTTGTAGTAATCAAAACAACACCGTTGGCCCCTCTCGATCCGTAGATGGAAGTGGAAGCGGCGTCTTTTAAGACTTCAATTGATTCAATTTCTTTGGGTGAGATGACAGTAAGTGCGTTGTCCATCTGGATTCCGTCCACGATATAGAGTGGGGCGTTACTTTGTGTAATCGATGTACCCCCTCTTACTTTAATTTCTACATCAGCGCCGGGAGATCCTTCACTTGCCATGATCTGCACCCCCGCAACTCTGCCCTGGATGGCTTCTGCAGCACTGTTTACGGGCATATCTTTCACTTCGTCGGCCTTTACTGAGCCAACGGCATTGGTAACATCTTTTTTGGAAACCTTGGAATAACCTACCAAAACCACTTCATCGATATTGGTTTCTTTATCCTTTTGCGTCTCCTTTTCTTGAGCCATTGCCAGGACAGGAAATAAAAAGAAAGTTAGATATAACCACTTTATTGATTGTACTTTTTTATCCATTTTGTATCCTTATAGTTTTAATTTTTGGTTGAAAGTTTTTTTCAATCGTTTTTGTTTGTGTGGATTTGTAAGTATTCTACTGATTTTTAGTGGCAAATATTTTTCTGAAAGATTTTACACATTTTAGAGTGCAATCGATTGCGTAAATTTTCATAATAAATATCTTGGCTTCTAAACTAATATTATTTTCCAATATGCAAAGAAAAAAATATTATTTTTTCATTAATTTGATTATCATTGTATGATAAAATTTGCGAAATAATTGATGTTATTAGTTTTGTAAAGTGTTGTAAATTAACAATTTGTTAATTTTAAAGATGCCGTAAATATTTCTTTAAAAAATTAAATTTTCTTAATTATTTCTTAATTTAAAACTTAAAATTTACTTAAAATTTAACTGTTTTTAGCCTTGAAAATTTCCCAAAATTGATAGTCAGGATTAACTTTTTTGCAATTTTCCTGATTTTTGTCATCTTTTCAAATTAATATTTTAGTTAAATTTTATACTTGACACTAATTATTCTTATTATATACAATATATATAGTAGTTTTAATATATTGTTGTCAAATTAATATCAACATATTTGTTATTTTATTTGGCATGATTTTATATTCAAAAGTGATTTGAGTATTAATTTTGGTTAATAATATCTGCAATATTTTCTAAAAAATTTCTTCTTTCTTATATTATTTTTAAAAATATTTACCTGTAAACCAATAATTTATAAATTTAAATTAATTTTTTGTTAACTAATTAAAGAATAATTATATATTTAACAACAAGTATTTCTACAAAATTTTAGTGTAATTTTATGCAATCGATTACGCAATGTTTAACAGGTTTTGATAAAACCGCAAAAAGAAAAGTATAAAAATCAAGCAGTATGACACAGTCAGAATTTCGTTACGCCCATCATCCTGAAGATGCAAAAAAGTATACCACTGAAGATCTTAGGAGGGAGTTTCTAATCAATGATTTATTTAATGAAGATAAGATAAAGTTAGTCTATACTATGTATGACAGGCTAATTGTAGGAGGTATTATGCCTTCAACACAAGCTTTGAAACTAGAACCGACAGATGATTTGAAAGCCGAGAATTTTCTTGACAGGAGAGAATTGGGAATCATCAACGTTGGCGGTGCAGGAAAAGTAACGGTAGACGGTGAAGTATATGAGCTTGCCAACAAAGAAGCTTTATATATTGGTAAAGGGGCAAAAGAAGTAATTTTTGAAAAATCGGGCGATGCACAACCTTATTTTTACATCAATTCAGCTCCGGCGCATCATACTTATCCTACAAAAAAGATCACGAAAAACGAAGCCGAAATCGTAGAATTAGGAGAGGAAAAATACGCCAATAAGCGTACGATCAACAAACTGATTGTAAATTCTGTGCTCGAAACATGTCAGCTTCAAATGGGAATGACGGAGCTTCATCCCGGAAGTGTTTGGAATACAATGCCATCGCATACCCACACAAGAAGAATGGAAGCGTATTTCTATTTTGATTTGGAAGAAGGGCAGACGATCAGTCATTTCTTGGGGCAGCCTCAGGAAACGCGTCATATTTTTATGCAAAACCGTCAAGCGGTGCTGTCTCCGGAATGGTCAATCCACTCAGGAGTCGGGACTTCCAATTATACTTTTATCTGGGGTATGGCCGGAGAAAATATGGACTACGGCGATATGGACGGGATCAAAACTAACGAACTAAAGTAATTTTTCTAATGAATTTATTTGATTTATCCGGTAAAGTAGCCGTTGTCACAGGAGGTACTCACGGATTAGGAATGGCAATGGCAGAAGGTCTTGCCGCCGCAGGTGCTGAACTGGCAATCACAAGCACAACACCGTCAAAATTAGAGGAAGCTT
This region includes:
- the kduI gene encoding 5-dehydro-4-deoxy-D-glucuronate isomerase, giving the protein MTQSEFRYAHHPEDAKKYTTEDLRREFLINDLFNEDKIKLVYTMYDRLIVGGIMPSTQALKLEPTDDLKAENFLDRRELGIINVGGAGKVTVDGEVYELANKEALYIGKGAKEVIFEKSGDAQPYFYINSAPAHHTYPTKKITKNEAEIVELGEEKYANKRTINKLIVNSVLETCQLQMGMTELHPGSVWNTMPSHTHTRRMEAYFYFDLEEGQTISHFLGQPQETRHIFMQNRQAVLSPEWSIHSGVGTSNYTFIWGMAGENMDYGDMDGIKTNELK
- a CDS encoding SusC/RagA family TonB-linked outer membrane protein yields the protein MDKKVQSIKWLYLTFFLFPVLAMAQEKETQKDKETNIDEVVLVGYSKVSKKDVTNAVGSVKADEVKDMPVNSAAEAIQGRVAGVQIMASEGSPGADVEIKVRGGTSITQSNAPLYIVDGIQMDNALTVISPKEIESIEVLKDAASTSIYGSRGANGVVLITTRGGRKKAATTINYNGYTGVRKIMNTIPVLDPYQFVMYQYELYNKGGDLADQTTFNTRYGAFDELASKYGNIKQRDWQDELFGKEAFNFTHNLSLTGGSDKSAFSLTLNHVEEDGIMLNSGFRRSMANFKYDFDISKKLKVGINARYSRQLISGAGTSASGSQGTNRLRNAVRYQPFEGGSNVPIDDFDPNYSTLTNLVNPLILNDNEVKENRTNDLLLNGYLNYNITKDLTFRSVIGYVQRDNAVNQFWGTVTSDARANNNQPIVQLTRSQTRRITNTNTLNYTKKFGNHKLDLLIGEETVQTDGETSNTYTKWLPVSISPNEAFANIQSAIPPSGMIQDAPRTAALPPDRLFSLFGRANYIFANKYIVTASVRADASSIFRPGSNQWGTFPAVSVAWKIKEESFFKNKEWLEELKLRFGYGLAGNNRIPAFLYDTFFTTSTDFGYTFGSGVTPGATTGNTLANKNVTWEATVSKNLGLDFGLFNGRLYGSVDTYITDTKDLLILAKIPQTSGYEYQYQNSGKTQNKGIEVSLGGIIVNKENFTWKTDFNISANKNIIKSLGAGVSGGNDYYLVASGWVNNLYDFIAKVGNPVGTYYGYETEGRYEIGDFDFNPATQAYTLKAGVPNASAVANGSKPIQPGDLKLRDLNGDGQITTADQTELGSAQPKFYGGFNQTFRYRNWDMSLFFNFSVGNKVYNANKIEFTTQYLYRDNNMAAEVADRWRWFNDQGVKVTDPTALAALNANTTMWTPPQGNYILHSYAIEDGSFLRLNNVTIGYSLPKGSLEVLGIKNFRLYATVNNLFTITGYDGYDPEASTRRNPLTPGVDYAAYPRSRFILTGVDITF
- a CDS encoding RagB/SusD family nutrient uptake outer membrane protein is translated as MKKTIIILSCILSLTTINSCSDYLDPENFSSVSEAQQFDSTSDTFTALVGVYSQLAGDDGYGQRLALIYPHSSDDFRTSGDYNCNDRRGISTFGACPTNTELNKPFLKLYSGIERANLCIKNIPLSPVYQTGSDADKKLMDRYLGEALTLRAQFYYELIRNWGDVPFQDKPSADYDNLYLPKTDRDVIYEKIIADLAQASALVPWRSEGSTTNARISKGFVKGLRARIALARAGYSLRRSPQQMAQGSNPQTYYQIAYDECKDIMNHAGEHSLNPSYEAVFRALHSNTQDATNEIIFCVGAFGGNARTDSKIGYYNGLKHDDNSNWKGGGGINALPIYFYEFTKYDLRRDMNVGIFKVNNANQAEIVNAISFTDSKYRKSWTNITGPSQNLAVDWPLLRFSDVLLMFAEADNEIHGAPSTEAINAVKLVRNRAYAGNLGQVGTIPTDKVGFFNYIVQERLLELGSEGIRKYDLIRWNLLDAKITETRQKLTAFASGTGQYANVPLNLYYKKSVYDPTKSAQQNVNDIDIFFTGGDKSQVFYMPSQDATPTGYTKIAWRAAVLPTYISDPVKGFAQYFQPNKKELLPIYSDIIQSNYNLTQDYGY
- a CDS encoding pectinesterase family protein — protein: MKTSTFIKNFKTLSIFSIVLLSLLSFKTNDKIIVVSKDGKGNFTTVQQAIDAVENSSSTRTKILIKAGVYKEKITIPETKGPILLEGENSENTIITYDDFASKKNPEGKDIGTTGSSTIFIYSNDFTARNISFENSSGKVGQAVAVLTSGDRIAFENCRFLGNQDTLYVKGVQDLTDKTKPSRNYFKNCYIEGTTDYIFGAGTAVFENCTVYSKESASYVTAASTPEESEYGFVFIQSKIIGDAKENSVYLGRPWRNFAKTVYIDCEMNSTIKPEGWHNWNKPDAEKTTFYAEFNSKGTGANAAKRVSWSHQLTKQERKKYTTDNILKGKDHWNAKKSLK